In Novipirellula caenicola, a single window of DNA contains:
- a CDS encoding universal stress protein, which translates to MRKVLLAVDGSDISDEAARWVSTLPHRNHWDLTILSVVQHPMVHDDDPLLDAYEKACAQDRQDAVDHYGKIAAMFDDQSVSVSHRIESGSPDETIVETAKAIAADLIVVGAKGRSQISRMLLGSVSDHVATHAHCSVLVVRAAGRHEYQNGFRVCLAFGIDAPAKTALREMTEIAWRSDTVFHVLSIASYLHDFFGVLPEDSQIVRQYRENLSHAHDQLLAVSSETKTHLVENEHVGEGIVTFAERNAIDMLVVGEKPRSGMSRFLLGSTSRYVLRHANCSVWIARKPLTQTEEEVSAEWQPASP; encoded by the coding sequence ATGCGTAAGGTCCTGCTCGCTGTAGATGGTTCGGACATTTCCGACGAAGCTGCCCGTTGGGTATCCACACTACCACATCGCAATCACTGGGATTTGACGATTCTAAGTGTGGTTCAGCATCCGATGGTGCATGACGACGATCCGCTTTTGGACGCGTACGAAAAGGCGTGTGCTCAAGACCGCCAAGATGCCGTGGACCACTACGGCAAAATTGCGGCGATGTTCGATGACCAAAGCGTCTCGGTTTCTCATCGCATCGAATCAGGATCTCCGGATGAAACGATTGTCGAGACCGCCAAAGCCATTGCGGCGGATTTGATTGTCGTCGGCGCCAAAGGCCGCTCGCAGATCAGTCGTATGTTGTTGGGCAGCGTCAGTGACCACGTGGCGACGCATGCTCATTGCAGCGTTTTGGTGGTGCGAGCCGCGGGGCGACACGAATACCAGAATGGGTTTCGAGTCTGCTTGGCTTTTGGTATCGACGCTCCGGCGAAAACGGCACTGCGTGAAATGACCGAAATTGCTTGGCGTAGCGATACGGTATTCCATGTGTTGTCGATCGCTTCGTACCTGCATGACTTTTTCGGAGTCTTGCCCGAGGATTCACAAATCGTTCGGCAATATCGCGAGAATTTAAGTCACGCGCATGATCAATTGCTCGCGGTATCCTCGGAAACAAAAACTCACTTGGTCGAAAACGAGCATGTGGGCGAAGGGATTGTGACGTTTGCCGAACGCAATGCCATCGACATGTTGGTCGTTGGCGAAAAGCCACGCAGTGGGATGAGCCGTTTTTTGCTGGGCAGCACCTCTCGCTATGTGTTGCGTCACGCCAACTGCAGTGTCTGGATTGCTCGAAAACCACTGACGCAGACCGAGGAAGAAGTGTCGGCGGAATGGCAGCCGGCATCGCCGTGA